The following coding sequences lie in one Capsicum annuum cultivar UCD-10X-F1 chromosome 5, UCD10Xv1.1, whole genome shotgun sequence genomic window:
- the LOC107854118 gene encoding uncharacterized protein LOC107854118, with the protein MSQIFQEPKGLKSTSAGFSSHHQSCRNKQRKMDEHGGSKATGIKQIVRLKEFLSKWQHVTLGPKGNGGNNINDDDNKNNKNNNCNLQLSTNLGSNSLGGISPSISMRLRNYNIYCDSDEESCQSPEPPHGVPRGYLAVYIGPELRRFIIPTSYLSDPLFKLLLEKVEEEFGFDHTGGLTIPCEIETFKYLMQCMENHQRDQLAPVHH; encoded by the coding sequence CTGGATTTTCTTCTCATCATCAATCTTGTCGCAATAAGCAAAGGAAAATGGATGAACATGGAGGAAGCAAGGCTACAGGCATTAAGCAGATTGTAAGACTAAAAGAATTTCTTAGTAAATGGCAACATGTCACACTTGGCCCCAAGGGAAATGGTGGTAACAATATCAATGACGACGAcaacaagaataataaaaataataattgcaATCTTCAATTATCCACGAATCTGGGTAGTAATTCCCTTGGAGGAATATCGCCTTCCATTAGTATGAGGCTTAGGAACTACAATATATATTGTGATTCAGACGAGGAGAGTTGTCAAAGCCCAGAGCCACCCCATGGTGTTCCTAGAGGCTATTTGGCTGTTTATATTGGACCGGAGCTTCGGAGGTTCATAATTCCCACAAGTTATCTTAGTGATCCATTGTTCAAATTGTTATTGGAAAAAGTTGAGGAAGAGTTTGGGTTTGATCATACTGGTGGACTCACTATACCTTGTGAGATTGAGACCTTCAAGTACCTTATGCAATGCATGGAAAATCATCAGAGAGATCAGCTGGCCCCCGTTCATCATTAA